AGGTCCGCCAGGAGCGGAAGGCCCTGGGGGTGGTGCCCGTGTACAAGACCGTGGACACCTGCGCCGCGGAGTTCGAGGCCTACACCCCCTACCACTACTCCACCTACGAGGTGGAGGACGAGGTCTGGCCCTCCAGCAAACCCAAGGTGGTGATCCTGGGCTCAGGGCCCATAAGGATCGGCCAGGGGGTGGAGTTTGACTACGCCACGGTGCACGCGGTCTGGGCCCTGAGGGAGGCAGGGTACGAAACCATCATGGTGAACTCCAACCCCGAAACGGTGTCCACCGATTACGACACCGCCGACCGCCTTTACTTTGAACCCCTGACCCTCGAGGATGTCCTGAACCTGGTGGAGCATGAGAAGCCCATCGGGGTCATCGCCACCCTGGGTGGCCAAACCCCATTGAAGCTGGCCAAGGGCCTTGAGGAAGCCGGGGTAAAGCTCCTTGGCACTCCCTTCGCCGCCATCCACAAGGCGGAGGACCGCCAGGAGTTCAACCGGCTCTGCCAGGAGCTGGGCATCCCTCAGCCTGAAGGCCGGGTGGCGGCCACCCCCGAGGAGGCCCTGAGGCTCGCCGAGGAAGTGGGCTACCCCCTCCTGGCCCGGCCCAGCTACGTCCTGGGGGGCCGGGCCATGCGGGTACTCCACAACCGCAAGGAGCTGGAACGCTACCTGGAGGAGGTCTACGAGCCCCTCCAGGACAAGCCCTCCATCCTCTTAGACCGGTACCTGGAAGGGGCCTTGGAGCTGGATGTGGACGCCCTTTCTGACGGGGAGGAGGTGATGATCGCCGGGGTGATGGAGCATGTGGAGCGCGCTGGGGTGCACTCGGGAGACTCCGCCACGGTGCTCCCCCCGGTGCACCTTTCCCCAGGCGCTTTGGAGAAGGTGAGGGCTTACACCCGGAAGCTGGCCTTGGCCCTGGGGGTGAAGGGCCTTTTGAACGTGCAGTATGCCGTTTTAGGGGAGGAGGTGTACATCCTCGAGGCCAACCCCCGGGCAAGCCGCACCGTCCCTTTCGTCTCCAAGGCCATCGGGATACCCCTGGCCAAGCTGGCCGCCCTCATCGCCGTAGGGAAAACCCTAAGGGACCTCGGGATCCGGGACCTGGACCCCATACCCCCTTACTACGCGGTGAAAGAGGTGGTCATCCCCTGGCTCAAGTTCCCCGGGGTCATCCCGGTTTTGGGTCCCGAGATGCGCTCCACCGGGGAAAGCATGGGCCTGGACGAGGACCCTTACCTGGCCTACTACAAGGCAGAGCTGGGTGCGGGCCAAAGGCTTCCCCTAGAGGGGCGGGTGCGCTTTATCCAAGAAGGGCTTCCCCCCAAGGAAGCCCGTCGGCTGGAAGAACTCCGGCAAGCCTACCTCGAGGCGGGCTTTACCCTCTCCGAAGGGGAATATGACCTCCTCATCAGCCCCGTCCCCCACCCCGAGTTGAGGCGGGCTGTGGAAAAAGGTCTTCCCTTCATCACCACCTTAGAGGGTGCCTGGTGGAGCTTAAAGGCCATTCTGAAGGCCCGGGAAAAAGACCCCGAGGCCAGAAGCCTACAGGAATGGCACGGCATCTTGCAGAAAGCCTGAGGACAAAGAGGCCCAGCAGTGTACAATGAAGGCCAATGAAGCTCATCGTGGCCATCGTGCAGGATACCGACGCCCCTGGGCTCACCAAAGCCCTCTTGGAGCGGGGCTTGCAGTCCACCAAGCTGGCCTCCACCGGCGGCTTTCTGCGGGAGGGAAACACCACCTTGCTGATCGGGGTGGAGGACGAAAGGGTTCAAGAAGTACTGGAGCTAATCCAGGAAAAGTGCCGCACCCGCACCCGCCTGGTCACCCGGGGCTTTCCCCTTTCCGAGGCCCCCGACCCGTTCCTGGCCCAGCCGGTGGAGGTGCAGGTGGGCGGGGCGGTGGTCTTCGTCCTGCCGGTGGAAGGGTTTTTCAAGGTGTGAAGGGCTAGGCCCTGCGCTCGGGACTCTGGGTACCCTTCCTACCCTTGTGGGATCCCACAGGGTTCCAAACCCCTGTGAGCTGGAGAGGGTCCTGGACTCCAGGGCCCTGGCCCGCTAAAGTGTTCGGGATGGAAGGTGAGCTCTTTCTTCTCAAGGACGCTAAAGGCCGAGCCTTCCTGGTTCGCCTTAAGGAAGGTGGAGTCTTCCACCACCACCGGGGCACTGTGCCTCACGAGGAAATCCGCAAGGCCGGCCCAGGGGGAAAGGTGTGGACCCACTTGGGGGAGGAACTTTCCGTCCACCACCCCACCCTGGAGGAGTACCTCCTTCACATGCGGCGTAGCGCCACCCCCACTTACCCTAAGGACGCCAGCGCCATGGTAACCCTTTTGGACCTGGCCCCGGGGATGCGGGTCCTCGAGGCGGGCACGGGCTCCGGGGGGCTCACCCTCTTCCTGGCCCGGGCAGTGGGGCCCACGGGGCTCGTGGAAAGCTACGAGAAACGGCCCCAGCACCTGGCCCAGGCGGAGGCCAATGTGAGAGCCTTCTGGCAGGTGGAAAACGTGCGCTTCCATTTGGGCAGTCTGGAGGAAGCCTCCTTGGAGCCGGAAAGCTTTCACGGGGTGGCCTTGGACCTCATGGAACCCTGGAAGGTCCTGGCCAAGGCCGCGTGGGCTCTTATGCCCGATCGTTTCCTGGTGGCCTACCTTCCCAACATCACCCAGGTGCTGGAGCTGGTACAAAGGGCAGAGGGCCTGCCCCTCAAGCTGGAGCGGGTCTTGGAGGTAGCCTGGCGGGAGTGGGAGATCAGGCTTCCCGTGGCCCATCCTCGCTTCCAGCAGGTGGGGCATACAGCCTTTCTGGCAGTCTTCAGAAAATGGAAGGATTGCTGATACATCTCTTCTTGCGGGAGCTAGGAAAGGAGCTTCCCGCCTTAAACCTGGGCCTGGCCTTCCCCGAGGAAGGCAGCCTGGCCATCCTCCTCAAGGGTCGGTCGGGCCGCATCTTCAACCTGGTGGCCCGCTACCGCCCCCCGTCCCCCAGCCTGGCCCTGGAGGAGGGAACCCTCTTGGGAGAGCCCAAGACCCCTTTCCAACGGCAGCTCCAGGCCCGGCTAAAGGGCCCCCTGCTAGAAGCAGAGCAGATCAAGCTGGACCGGGTGGTCCTCTTCCGCTTTGCCGGGGAAAAGGGGTTCGTGGATACCCCACCCGCCACCTTGGTCCTCGAGGCCACGGGACGGAACGCCAACCTCATCCTTTTGGATGAAGAAGGCGTGATCCTCGGGGTGGATCGCCCCGTCACCCGCGAGGTGAACCGCTACCGCCAGGTGAAGCCTGGCCTGCCCTACGTGCCCCCACCCCCTTACGAGAAGCTGGATCCCAGGACCCTGACCCTGGAGCACCTCCAGGTCCTTCTGGGAAAACCCCTTAAGGAAGTGGTGCGCCACGTGGATGGAATAGGGCTGGAGCTCATGCGGGAACTGGCCAAAAGGGCTACCCTCAGCCCGGAAACCCCCTTGGACGAGGCTGGCCTGGCCAGGGTCTTCCAAGCGCTAAAGGATCTTGTGGAGAATCCCTCCTTGGGCACCGCCCTCTCGCAAGAGCTCCGGGAAAAGTGGGCCGAAGAGGAGAAAGAGGCCTTGAGGAAGCCCCTCCTCGAGGCTCTAAAGCAGGAGCAGAAGACCCTTTTGGCAAGGCTTTCCGACTACCACCGGGCCCTCGAGCGCCTGGAGGAAGCGGAAAGCCTGCGGCAGAAAGCCGATCTCCTCCTAGCCCGGCTCAAGGAGGTGCCCCGGGGTGCAGGAAAGGTGGTCCTGGAAGGGTTTGACGGCAAACCGGTGGAGATCCCCTTGGACCCCACCCTATCCCCCCAGGAAAACGCCAGGAAGCTCTACGACCGGGCCCGCCGCCTGGAGGAGCTGGCGGAAAGGGCCCTAGAGCTCATCCCACAAACGGAGGAGAAGCTAAGGGCCTTGGAAAGGGAAATAGAGCGGGTAAGACAAGCGGACCTCCAGGAGCTCTTGGACCTTTCCCGAAAACCCAAGGAAGGGAAGGGACCGAGGCTTGGCCTAAGGTACACCTCCCCCTCGGGCTATCCCGTCCTGGTGGGCAGAAACGCCAAGGAAAACGACCTCCTCACCCGCATGGCCCACTCCGAGGACCTGTGGTTCCACGCCCAAGGGGTGCCAGGAAGCCACGTGATCCTTAAGGCGGAGGGAAAGAATCCCCCCCTGGACGACCTCCTCTTTGCCGCCAGGCTCGCCGCCTATTACTCCAAGGCCAGGGGGGAAACCCAGGTCCCCGTGGACTACACCCGCAAAAAACACGTGTGGCGGCCCAGGAAGGCGGCACCCGGCCAGGTGCTCTACACCCATGCCAAGACCCTCTTCGTGGAGGGGGCGCTTCCTCAGGAAGGAGGCGAAGGGTAAACTGGACCCTTGTGAAAAGGATCATGTTCCACGCCAAGATCCACCGGGCCAGGGTAACCCACGCAGACCTACACTATGTGGGCTCGGTCACCGTGGACCAGGATCTTTTGGATGCCGCCGGCATCCTGCCCTACGAACAGGTGGACATCTACGACATCACCAACGGGGCCCGGCTCACCACCTACGCCCTACCCGGGGCGAGGGGGTCAGGGATGGTTCAGATCAACGGGGCCGCCGCCCACCTGGTGCGCCCAGGGGACCTGGTGATCCTGGTGGCCTACGGCATCTTTGAGGAGGAGGAGGCAAGGAACCTCAAACCCACCGTGGTTCTGGTGGACGAGACAAACCGGATCGTTGAGGTGCGACGCGGATGAGGCGGCTTCGGCTTTATCTAGACTTAATCCGCTTCGAGCACACCCTCTTCGCCCTTCCCTTTGCCTACGGGGGGATGCTCCTGGCAGCGGGGGGCTGGCCAGGCCTTCGCACCTTCCTCCTGGTTACCCTGGCCATGCTGGGGGCCCGGACCATGGCCATGGCCTTAAACCGCCTCATAGACTGGAAGATCGACGCCTTAAACCCCAGGACCCAGAACCGGCATCTGCCCAAAGGGTTGGTCAAACCCTGGGAAACCCTTCTTTTAGCCCTGGTGGGCCTCCTCCTGTTGACCCTTGCCGGGCTATCCCTCAACTCCCTCACCGCCCGTCTCCTTCCGGTGGCGGTCTTCTTCCTCACCATCTACAGCTACACCAAGCGCTTCACCTGGCTTTGTCACTACGTGCTGGGCCTCACCATCGGGGCTGCCGCCGCAGGTGGCTGGATCGCCGTCACCGGCAGCTTCCACCCCACCGCCTACTGGCTTTGGGCGGCGGTGGGGCTTTGGATCGCTGGGTTCGACATCCTCTACGCCACGCAGGATTACACCTTCGACCGCGCTTACGGGATAAAGAGCATCCCCGCCCGCTTCGGCATCCCCTTGGCCCTCTGGATAGCCCGAGCCACCCACCTTACCGCCTGGCTGTCCTTCCTCCTGGCTGGCCTTAGCTACGGGGCAGGAAACCTCTACTTTTTAGGTCTCCTTTTGGTGGGAGGGCTCCTCTTCTACGAGCACCGCCTGGTGAGCCCTGAGGATCTAAGCCGGGTGGACCTGGCCTTTTTCCAGGCCAACGTGGGGGTGAGCCTGGGGATGTTCCTCTTTATCGTGCTGGATCTTCTTTGGGGTTAAGGGAAATTGACGGCCAAGGCCTGGGCGCCTATCCTGGTACCATCCGGGCTAAGCCTGGGCTTGGAGGCGAAGCGACCCTGGACGCAAAGGCCCACGCTTGGAACGGGTCATACCCCTAGCCTACCTTGCAATCTCCTTGGCCCCCTGGAAAGGTTAGGGGGTTAGGGGTAAAGGCATCTAATAGGAGGAAAGGGGCAAGTGAACGACAGGGAGGAGGCCCTCTTACACTGCCAGCTTCTACGCATGGCCCGTGGAGAAGAAGAAGCGTTAGAGGCCCTGTATCACACCCTCGCTCCCTGGGTGTTCGCCTTGATCCATAGAATTCTGAAAAATCCGGAGGTGGCAAAAGAGGTTTTACAGGATACCTTCTTGAGGGTCTACCAGCAGGCCTGGCGCTACGACCCCAAGCGGGGCAAGCCCACAACCTTTGTCTACGCCATAGCCCGCAATCTCGCCCTCTCCCGCCTGCGGGGAGAACGGCGGCAACCCCTTAAGGACCCCACCCTGGATCCCCACGACCCTGAGGGGGATCGGGAAGCCACCTGGGGAACCGAGCGGGAAGACCGGGAGGACAGGGTCCGGGTGGTGCAAGCCCTAGAAGACCTCCCCCCTCAAGAGCGCCTCCTTTTGGAAGAGGCCTTCTACCTTGGACTAACCCACCGGGAACTGGCGGAACGCCATGGGTTGCCCTTGGGAACCGTTAAGGCCCGCATCCGCCGGGCCCTGGCCAAGCTGAGGGGGAAGCTGGGGGAGGCGTAGATGGAACACGTGGAAGAACTGCTGACCGACTACCTTACGGGGAGCCTCGAGGCGAAGGACCAAGCCCAGGTGGAGGCCCACCTCCGAACGTGCCGCCGTTGCCAAGAGGAATTGCGGGCCTTGGAGGAAACCTTCTACACCTTGACCCACGCCCTAATCCCGGTTCCACCGCCCCCGGAAAGCCTAGACCGGATCAGGTCGGAGCTCCGCTGGGACAGGCGGAAGCGAAACGCCATCCGGACCCTTTTCCTTGCCGCCGCCCTGGGAGTGGCCTTCGCCCTAGGGATCTACTTGGGCGGGAAAACGCCCATCCAGGAAACAGCCTTGGAAAAAGTGGCGTATTGGGCCAGCGATCCAGGGGCCCATTGGCGCCTACTTCGTACTGAGGGAGAAAGCCTGGGCCTCCTCCTGTGGCGGGAAGACGGACGCTGCCTGGTGCTGTTCCGGGAACCTCCTCCCCGTGGCACGGTTTACCAGCTTTGGGGAGAGGAAGGCGGTTGGCTTTTTCCCTTGGCCGGGGGGCCAACGCGCATCCTGGAAGCCGACTACGGCCACTTCCGTACCCTAGTCCTCAGCCTGGAGTCCCGGCCGGAAAATGCGGTCTCCGGAAAGCCCAGGCCATCCCCCCCAGCCCGCTTCCTTACCCGCCTAAACCTGCCCTGAGGCCAAGCCCCTTTTTGCCCGGCTAGACCAACCCCCCTGAAGATCTACCGCGTCACCTAACCTCAATCTCCCCCCGCATACCAGGATGGATGCGGCAGAAATAGGGGTAGGTTCCTGGCTGATTCAAAACGACGGGGGCAGAGGTCTGGCCCTGGCTCAGGGTCCCCGTGTCAAAGGCCCCATCCTCGGCAGTGGCGGTGTGAGGTGCGGCATCCTGGTTCTCAAAGCTCAGGCTACCCCCCGAGGCCACGAAGCACCGGGCCGGATGAAAGGCAAAGCCCTGAATCCGGATTACCGAAGGACAGGGCTCCAAACCCCCACCCCCTCCCGTCCGGGGATAGCATCCCGCCAGCGTCAGGGCGGCAAGCATGCCTATCCACATGGAACGCATGCCCACCTCCTCAGTAGCGAACCTCGGTGGCCTGAAGATCGCCGCAGGCCAGGGTTCCACCCACCGGTGTCGGGGTGTTGGCATGAACGTTCACATAGGTGCTGCCCCCCGGCAAAGAGGCGGCGGGCAACCGGGTATAGGCCACCGCACGGCCGTTGGCATCCGCCACCAGGGAGGTTAAACCCAGGATCTGATCCCCGTTCTGCTCCTTACATGTGGCGTTACCCCCGCGGTTGAAGTGGATGTGGTTGGCATAGGCCCCGGATCCCGGCCTCAGGCCCTCCAAATAGACGAAGACCTCCAGCCCCCCTTGGGAACCAACCAAAACCACTGCCCGCCCTTTGAGCCCCTGCCCTGCCAGCTCTGCCAGGTAAACCTCCGACCTCTTCCCACCCTGGGCCAAGGCCAAGACCACCCAAGCCGCCAACGATAAAACCCCCAACCCGAACGCCAACCGCCAGCGCATTTCACACACCTCCCCTCACCCCTTACTACGCCCACCCGGATCAAAACGGATGCAGCGCTCCTGCGGGAAGGAGTAGGCTTGAGGTATGGAGGGCATCCGCAAGGCGGCGGAAAAAGCGATTTTGGAGTTTCTGGACCTCTTCCCCATGCCCAGGGGAAGCCTCTTCGTCCTGGGGGGGTCCACCAGCGAGGTCTTGGGGGAAAAGGTGGGAACGAAGCCCAGTCTCGAGGTGGCCGAAGCCATCCTCGAGGGGCTCCTTCCCCCTCTCCTGGAACGGGGGATATGGGTAGCCGTCCAGGGATGCGAGCACCTGAACCGGGCCCTGGTGGTGGAAAGGGAGGCAGCCCGGACCTACAGCCTGGAGGAGGTCACCGTCTTCCCCCATCCCAAGGCGGGAGGGAGTCTGGCCACGGCCGCCTTTCTCCGCTTCCAGGACCCCGTGATGGTGGAATCCCTAAAGGCCCAAGCCCACGGGGGAATGGACATCGGGGGCGTTCTCATCGGCATGCACCTGCGGCCCGTGGCCGTACCCCTTAGGCTTTCCCTGCGCAGGATTGGCGAGGCAGTACTCATCGCCGCCAAAACCCGCCCCAAGCTGGTGGGCGGGGCCAGGGCAGTCTACACCCGGGAGGAGATGCTCAGGAAGCTGGAAGAATATCGGCAAAAGCTTCCCTGAAAAGGGCCGCCACCCCGAGGGCCTCGTAGCGGTTGTAATAACCCATGAGGGAAAGCCGGAATACCCTGCCCTTCAAGGGCCCCTGGCCCCCGGCGATCACCGCCTGCCTTCGGGCAAAGGCCTCCTTCACCTTCTGGTAGGAAACCCCTTCGGGCAGGTAAAAGGCGGCCACCGCCGGGCTTGGCACCTCGGGCACAGGGCTTAATCCCAGCTCCGCCCCAACCCGGTACAGAAGGTCGTTCTGCCAGGCCTTTAAGGCCAGGTGTTCGGGAAGCTTGGGCAACACCTCCTCCAGCACCGCCGCCACCGCCCCCACCAGGTTGATGGCCGGGGTCCAGGCGCTTTCCCCTTCCCTCTGGGCTTTGAGCTCCCGGGAGAGGTTCAGGTAGTAGCCCCGGGGGCGCAAACGTTCCAAGGCCCAAGGGCTTAGGGCCACAAAACCCAGCCCTGGGGGGCACATGAGACCCTTCTGGCTACCGGAGGCCGCGGCGTCCACTCCCCAGGCCTCGAGGGCCACCTCCCGTACCAGCAAGCTGGTCACCATGTCGGCCCCCACCAGACCCTCGGGGTTGGCCTCCTTAAAGGCTCTTGCCAGGGCGGGCAGGTCCACCATGGCCCCGGTGGAGGTCTCCGAGTGAACCAGCAGTAGCCCTTGGTAACCGGGCCTTGCCACCTGGTCCGGGCTCGGTACCTGCCCGTAAGGGAGCTCCAGCCGGTCCACCTCGAGGCCCGCGCTTTCCGCAATCTCGGCGAAGCGCTCGGAGAACTTGCCGTAGACCGGTACCAAAACCCTTTCCCCAGGGACGAAGAGATTCCACACCAGGGCCTCCATGGCCAGGGTGCCGCTTCCCGTGAGGATGAGCACCTCGCCCTGGGTGCGGAAGGCTTCCCGAAGAAGGCTTCGGGCCTTGAGGAAAAGCGCCCTGGCGGGCTCAGTCCGGTGGTGAAGCTGAGGGCGGGAAAGAGCCTCTAGCGCCTTGGGATGAAGCCGCACAGGACCCGGAGTGAGGAGCCAGTCCATGGCAAGAGCTTAGCGCAAAACCCCCCCTACCAGCCGCTGGGTCATGCGGCCCACCAAAAGCATCAAGCCGTGGAGGATGGCTCCGGGCCTCGGCGGATCCCCTGGCACGTACACGTCCACAGGTACCACCCGGTCCACGCCGGCCATAACCTGGGGACTTCCCGCAAACACCCCACCCGAAATGGCCTCGTTCCCCACAGCCACCACCCCTTTGGGCTCCGGCATGGCCTCGTAGGTGCGCCTTAGGGCCTCGGCCATGTTGCGGCTCACGGGGCCCGTGACCAAAAGGGCGTCAGCGTGCCGGGACGAAGCCACCACCTGGAACCCAAAGCGGCCCATGTCGTTAAAAGGATTGCCAAGAAGGGCGATCTCCGAGTCGGCAAGGCCCGTGTCCCCGGCGCTCACCTCGCGAAAGGCCAGGATGGGCAGGCGAAGCTCTGTCCGAGGGGAAGGGGGAGGGCCTGGGTCCAGAAACCCTCCCCTTTCCAGGTCCACCCGCTGGACCAGGTCCTCCTTGCGGGTCACGGCCACCTCCAGGGACCTCATCTCCCCCACGGCCTCCGGGTATGCCAGGGCACACCGCCCGCATCCCACGCACCGGGCGAGGTCCAGGCTGAAAATCCCCTCCACCTCGGCAAAAGCCCCGCTGGGGCAAAGATGGATAAGTCCCTCGCGAACCCTCGGGGTCAAGCCCGCCGGCTTCAGCAAGGGGTAGCCAAAAGCGTGCTGGGGAACCTTCAGGATCTCCTCCAGCTTGCGGGCCAACCTTCCCACCTTAAGCGTGTGCATCAAGCTCATGGCACCCCCTAGAGGTCGCTTCCCGCATAGGAGAGGTCAAAGGACTTGTTGCAAAGGGGGAAATCCGGCAAGCCTTCCCCCCGGACCGCAAGCTCCAAAGCCCGCCAGTTCTTGAAGCTCGGGTCCACCCCCTCGGCCATGACCACCCTCCCAGCCTCCACCCGGACGAACCACACCACCTCACCCCTTCCCGCCTCCACCCGGGCCAAAGCCTCACCCTCCCCCAGAGGGGGGTCCAGGGCCAGAGGCCCGGCGGGAAGATGGCGCAGAAAGAAAAGGACGTAATCCAGGGCCTTAAGGCTCTCCTCGGCATACACCTGGGCCCGGGACAGCACATCCCCTCCCTGGCGGACCACGGGGGTAAAGTCGGGGTAAAGGGGGTCGTCCTGCCTCAGGTCCCTCCCCACCCCGCTGGCCCGGGCCGTGGGGCCCACGAAACCCAGGGCCAAGGCTTTGGCCCGGCGCACCTCCCCCACATAGCGCATGCGGTCCAGCACCTGGGGATTTTTGAGAAGCCTGGGCAGCAGGCGGGCCAGCTCCTCCCGGTAGGCGGCGATGGCCTCGAGGTCCGGCTGGCCCTCCCGCCACACCCCCCCAACCCTTAGGAAGTTTCTC
The genomic region above belongs to Thermus antranikianii DSM 12462 and contains:
- a CDS encoding cupredoxin domain-containing protein; this translates as MPTPRHRWVEPWPAAIFRPPRFATEEVGMRSMWIGMLAALTLAGCYPRTGGGGGLEPCPSVIRIQGFAFHPARCFVASGGSLSFENQDAAPHTATAEDGAFDTGTLSQGQTSAPVVLNQPGTYPYFCRIHPGMRGEIEVR
- the panD gene encoding aspartate 1-decarboxylase — encoded protein: MFHAKIHRARVTHADLHYVGSVTVDQDLLDAAGILPYEQVDIYDITNGARLTTYALPGARGSGMVQINGAAAHLVRPGDLVILVAYGIFEEEEARNLKPTVVLVDETNRIVEVRRG
- a CDS encoding pyridoxal-phosphate-dependent aminotransferase family protein encodes the protein MDWLLTPGPVRLHPKALEALSRPQLHHRTEPARALFLKARSLLREAFRTQGEVLILTGSGTLAMEALVWNLFVPGERVLVPVYGKFSERFAEIAESAGLEVDRLELPYGQVPSPDQVARPGYQGLLLVHSETSTGAMVDLPALARAFKEANPEGLVGADMVTSLLVREVALEAWGVDAAASGSQKGLMCPPGLGFVALSPWALERLRPRGYYLNLSRELKAQREGESAWTPAINLVGAVAAVLEEVLPKLPEHLALKAWQNDLLYRVGAELGLSPVPEVPSPAVAAFYLPEGVSYQKVKEAFARRQAVIAGGQGPLKGRVFRLSLMGYYNRYEALGVAALFREAFADILPAS
- a CDS encoding TIGR01440 family protein → MEGIRKAAEKAILEFLDLFPMPRGSLFVLGGSTSEVLGEKVGTKPSLEVAEAILEGLLPPLLERGIWVAVQGCEHLNRALVVEREAARTYSLEEVTVFPHPKAGGSLATAAFLRFQDPVMVESLKAQAHGGMDIGGVLIGMHLRPVAVPLRLSLRRIGEAVLIAAKTRPKLVGGARAVYTREEMLRKLEEYRQKLP
- a CDS encoding Rqc2 family fibronectin-binding protein; protein product: MEGLLIHLFLRELGKELPALNLGLAFPEEGSLAILLKGRSGRIFNLVARYRPPSPSLALEEGTLLGEPKTPFQRQLQARLKGPLLEAEQIKLDRVVLFRFAGEKGFVDTPPATLVLEATGRNANLILLDEEGVILGVDRPVTREVNRYRQVKPGLPYVPPPPYEKLDPRTLTLEHLQVLLGKPLKEVVRHVDGIGLELMRELAKRATLSPETPLDEAGLARVFQALKDLVENPSLGTALSQELREKWAEEEKEALRKPLLEALKQEQKTLLARLSDYHRALERLEEAESLRQKADLLLARLKEVPRGAGKVVLEGFDGKPVEIPLDPTLSPQENARKLYDRARRLEELAERALELIPQTEEKLRALEREIERVRQADLQELLDLSRKPKEGKGPRLGLRYTSPSGYPVLVGRNAKENDLLTRMAHSEDLWFHAQGVPGSHVILKAEGKNPPLDDLLFAARLAAYYSKARGETQVPVDYTRKKHVWRPRKAAPGQVLYTHAKTLFVEGALPQEGGEG
- a CDS encoding zf-HC2 domain-containing protein, whose amino-acid sequence is MEHVEELLTDYLTGSLEAKDQAQVEAHLRTCRRCQEELRALEETFYTLTHALIPVPPPPESLDRIRSELRWDRRKRNAIRTLFLAAALGVAFALGIYLGGKTPIQETALEKVAYWASDPGAHWRLLRTEGESLGLLLWREDGRCLVLFREPPPRGTVYQLWGEEGGWLFPLAGGPTRILEADYGHFRTLVLSLESRPENAVSGKPRPSPPARFLTRLNLP
- a CDS encoding tRNA (adenine-N1)-methyltransferase, with the protein product MEGELFLLKDAKGRAFLVRLKEGGVFHHHRGTVPHEEIRKAGPGGKVWTHLGEELSVHHPTLEEYLLHMRRSATPTYPKDASAMVTLLDLAPGMRVLEAGTGSGGLTLFLARAVGPTGLVESYEKRPQHLAQAEANVRAFWQVENVRFHLGSLEEASLEPESFHGVALDLMEPWKVLAKAAWALMPDRFLVAYLPNITQVLELVQRAEGLPLKLERVLEVAWREWEIRLPVAHPRFQQVGHTAFLAVFRKWKDC
- a CDS encoding RNA polymerase sigma factor, with the protein product MNDREEALLHCQLLRMARGEEEALEALYHTLAPWVFALIHRILKNPEVAKEVLQDTFLRVYQQAWRYDPKRGKPTTFVYAIARNLALSRLRGERRQPLKDPTLDPHDPEGDREATWGTEREDREDRVRVVQALEDLPPQERLLLEEAFYLGLTHRELAERHGLPLGTVKARIRRALAKLRGKLGEA
- the carB gene encoding carbamoyl-phosphate synthase large subunit, which produces MPPRRDLKKILIIGSGPITIGQAAEFDYSGTQAVKALRGAGYEAILVNSNPATIMTDPELAERTYLEPLTLEYLEKVIAKERPDALLPTLGGQTALNLSMALHEEGVLARYGVELIGAKAEAIKKGEDREEFQKAMRKIGLEVPRGQMVSSVEEGLHFAREVGYPVVVRPSFTLGGTGGGIARNEAELREVLSRGLLLSPVHTALVEESVLGWKEFELEVMRDHADTVVIITSIENVDPMGVHTGDSITVAPAQTLSDAEYQRMRDAAKAVIREIGVDTGGSNIQFAVDPKTGRQVVIEMNPRVSRSSALASKATGFPIAKIAALLAVGYRLDELPNDITRKTPASFEPTIDYVVVKIPRFAFEKFKDLPNTLGELKDELGTQMKSVGEVMAIGRTFKEALMKALRGLERDVRALAQVRTEDLEKKLYPNPDRIYAVMELLRRGMPIEDLYQATRIDPWFLYQIQEIVQAEAQLQVHPPRDREDWRFYKGLGLSDARIGELLGKGEKEVRQERKALGVVPVYKTVDTCAAEFEAYTPYHYSTYEVEDEVWPSSKPKVVILGSGPIRIGQGVEFDYATVHAVWALREAGYETIMVNSNPETVSTDYDTADRLYFEPLTLEDVLNLVEHEKPIGVIATLGGQTPLKLAKGLEEAGVKLLGTPFAAIHKAEDRQEFNRLCQELGIPQPEGRVAATPEEALRLAEEVGYPLLARPSYVLGGRAMRVLHNRKELERYLEEVYEPLQDKPSILLDRYLEGALELDVDALSDGEEVMIAGVMEHVERAGVHSGDSATVLPPVHLSPGALEKVRAYTRKLALALGVKGLLNVQYAVLGEEVYILEANPRASRTVPFVSKAIGIPLAKLAALIAVGKTLRDLGIRDLDPIPPYYAVKEVVIPWLKFPGVIPVLGPEMRSTGESMGLDEDPYLAYYKAELGAGQRLPLEGRVRFIQEGLPPKEARRLEELRQAYLEAGFTLSEGEYDLLISPVPHPELRRAVEKGLPFITTLEGAWWSLKAILKAREKDPEARSLQEWHGILQKA
- the mqnP gene encoding menaquinone biosynthesis prenyltransferase MqnP, producing MRRLRLYLDLIRFEHTLFALPFAYGGMLLAAGGWPGLRTFLLVTLAMLGARTMAMALNRLIDWKIDALNPRTQNRHLPKGLVKPWETLLLALVGLLLLTLAGLSLNSLTARLLPVAVFFLTIYSYTKRFTWLCHYVLGLTIGAAAAGGWIAVTGSFHPTAYWLWAAVGLWIAGFDILYATQDYTFDRAYGIKSIPARFGIPLALWIARATHLTAWLSFLLAGLSYGAGNLYFLGLLLVGGLLFYEHRLVSPEDLSRVDLAFFQANVGVSLGMFLFIVLDLLWG
- a CDS encoding cyclic-di-AMP receptor is translated as MKLIVAIVQDTDAPGLTKALLERGLQSTKLASTGGFLREGNTTLLIGVEDERVQEVLELIQEKCRTRTRLVTRGFPLSEAPDPFLAQPVEVQVGGAVVFVLPVEGFFKV
- a CDS encoding NADH dehydrogenase, which encodes MSLMHTLKVGRLARKLEEILKVPQHAFGYPLLKPAGLTPRVREGLIHLCPSGAFAEVEGIFSLDLARCVGCGRCALAYPEAVGEMRSLEVAVTRKEDLVQRVDLERGGFLDPGPPPSPRTELRLPILAFREVSAGDTGLADSEIALLGNPFNDMGRFGFQVVASSRHADALLVTGPVSRNMAEALRRTYEAMPEPKGVVAVGNEAISGGVFAGSPQVMAGVDRVVPVDVYVPGDPPRPGAILHGLMLLVGRMTQRLVGGVLR